The Equus quagga isolate Etosha38 unplaced genomic scaffold, UCLA_HA_Equagga_1.0 HiC_scaffold_6547_RagTag, whole genome shotgun sequence genomic interval GAGGGCAGACTGTGCCACCCTCGCCTCATCCTCAGCCTCTCACACAAGGCTTTGAACCCCAGAGGCGCTCAACCAACCTCTAGGGGGTGGTCATAGAGCCAAGGGCAGTGTAGTGGACACCCCCCAAGTTCTGCTCTGGCCACTCTTCAGGCCCTGCCTCTCACTGCAGTTTTGGAACCGGCCCTTCCTTCTACGGGGAGGCTCTCCCACGATTCTCCCGACACTGAGCCTCCATTGCCCCACTAGCACTGTACCCACAAGACAGACCAGGAGTCCAGCTGGGCCCTTGCTTCTTACTGTCCACTGCTGAGACGAGACTCAGAGTGACATGAGGACCAGCCTCGCTAAACGCTCGTTGTGGGCTCCACTCCAACCCTTTCTCTAAGGCACGAGGGACCTTGAGGGGGAGAAGGCCAGTCCCTCGTTCACACGTTCACTCATTCATCTGTCCATTTGGTCAGATCTACCACCCAGCCTTACAGGTCTGTGACCCTCAGTCTCATAGAAAACGCTGGAACTTTTCCTTCACAGCTCTGGTCCCAATTTTGGCCAAACATTTATTTGCAAAAGTGCATATTAaatgtctgtctctctgactAGACTGTAAGCCCCATGAGGACAAGGGTCGCGTGTGGCCTCTTCACCCTGtgtcccagggcccaggcagAACCCTGCAGAGAGCAGGTGCTCAGGGAACATTTTCAAAGGCCAGCATGCACGCATGAATGAATGGCCCTCTAACGTAGATGTGATCATTCCCACTTTTCAGGTGAGAGAGTAGAGGCTCAAAGAGGTCAGGTGGCTGGCCTCCAACACCGCACCAGGGCAAGGCGGTGCTGGAATGTGaacccagcctgcctgcctccctggtaCCTAGGCTGGGTCCACACACTTGGGCCCTTCTCCCTGGCCTGCAGGACAACATTTTGACTGACCTGGAGGTGGAGAGTGACATCCAGGTGTCTTCAGAAGCCCTTGAAGAGGAGGCCAGGGTAGACATGGTCGCCCCTGAGGCCTTTGCCCAGCCCAGCCGCATGGGGAAGTCCATGATTGAAGACCCAGCCACGGAGGTGATCAAGAAGATCCTGCAGTGAGTGGCACAGTGGGGTGCACAAGGGCGCCCTGCCATCGTGGCCTACGGCCCTGAACCTTCAGGGATGCTCTTGAGGTCCCATGTGAGCCCATCCCTGATAGCCTGTGACCTTGCACAAGGGGCTTCTCCTCTCAGAgacttagtttcctcctctgaaatggGGTTCATAATAGGATGGACTTATGTGGTGTTGTGAGCGAACTGGGATGGTGCCCAATGCCTGGCCTGAGCTGTCCTCATGGTCACTGGGGAAAAGTTCGCATCTGTTCCTTTGGTTTCAGATGTCCTGACTCAAAATTCTCAACCCAGCAGTGTGACAATGTTCGGTCCCAGACAGGTACAGACAAACAGGCCTGTGGGTGTCAGGGCACTGACAGTGGGGAAGCCAGTAGTGCCACCTGCCCCATCCTCACCTCGGGTCCTCTGCTCTTCTCCTGCATGATTGTCACCCAAAGGCTTGAAGCGACACCGGAACTGGGGAGAACATTCTGCGAAGGCCTTGTCCAGTGCCAGTGCCACCTCAGCAGGGAGGTAGGGATGCTGGGCTGCCCGGGATCTCCCCTTCCCATGCCCCTAACTGTCCCCCTAAATGGAGGCCAGAGACCACCTTGTTGCTTTACCAGACTCTGTCCTCAGAACGCGCAGCCTGTGCTCACAGCTCTGAGACTCCAAGGGACCCAGTGAGGGCCTGGCTCTGATGCTGGCTTTGGTCAGATCTGCTGGCTGACTCGGCTCACACGGGCCTCCACTGTGAGAAGCTGTCTGAGTTCAGTGGTTTTCCATGGTGACAGCTGGTGGAGCCGAGCCCTGCTACCTCCCCATACACATCGTCCTG includes:
- the LOC124232474 gene encoding coiled-coil domain-containing protein 180-like, which codes for ITSPWAFSHLLVWLGPHTWALLPGLQDNILTDLEVESDIQVSSEALEEEARVDMVAPEAFAQPSRMGKSMIEDPATEVIKKILQCPDSKFSTQQCDNVRSQTGLKRHRNWGEHSAKALSSASATSAGRLCPQNAQPVLTALRLQGTQ